A region of Bacteroidota bacterium DNA encodes the following proteins:
- a CDS encoding BamA/TamA family outer membrane protein — protein MPTCLVRSPPGVFFSSSGISSAPALRLLSLVLLLLAPTVAWAQAPLFLVNEATTVQDIRFRFAEGQTFEDEALLEQIATAQPGFMETGWRRPVTQFLSILPVFKPPGTYPFLPFELQKDLLRLERYYRDNGFLEAEADWFVRLDTTDNDVRILFTVDEGPPLLIRSLDFLTEADSSALAPTLSPVARERWASFQRNVSVREGRRLDQFSLIQLQSETLEWLQNQGYAYPRVRATTDVDTTRNRADVRLFADVGPIGRFGAIEIEGATSVRDRVVARELPFRRGDRFSFRDLTEGQRQIFDLNLFQIALVDAPEPPSGQARDSTVRIRVRVTEGKPRLLRANLGYLTQSGGRAQAQWTHRNFLGDARTFTATATAETGFLALAGDGIVDRRYSAATTLRQPYIFDRRLSLTTGPSVTFRDDTRENSLGVGATAALLADLGSLRTLTLRTNVSTREIFGLGGGEARLSELLSPNALGRVTKSELGVDGLYGALDNLLDPAEGYLGRATVAAAGPTLLSNVQYFRATASVQGFMLLPGELRLRARASAGRLLPLGPTSFDNDAARLRDVVVLAGGTGDVRGYNLGLLGPKLPDFQRAVAGDGTTSYALLGGSQGRFFALGGSTKLAGSVEVAMPMPLFPPAFRAITFLDAGQLWTPGGTDTYNFSDDVVTDPNAPAFLGILDEVLADEERLRYSTGFGFGFASQIGEISLAVGYKLNPTALDVLAPDEVFDPLGTLGADADLDLNGDGTIDRADATEQLRTLLGQDIGFWDFQRFAFHLSIGRSF, from the coding sequence ATGCCTACGTGCTTGGTGCGCTCGCCGCCCGGCGTGTTCTTCTCCTCCTCTGGCATTTCCTCTGCTCCGGCCTTGCGCCTGCTCTCGCTCGTGCTCCTCCTGCTTGCCCCCACCGTGGCGTGGGCGCAGGCCCCGCTGTTCCTCGTCAACGAGGCCACGACCGTGCAGGACATCCGCTTTCGCTTCGCCGAGGGCCAGACATTCGAGGACGAGGCCCTGTTGGAGCAGATCGCCACGGCGCAGCCCGGCTTCATGGAAACGGGCTGGCGGCGCCCGGTCACGCAGTTCCTCTCGATCCTCCCGGTCTTCAAACCACCCGGCACGTACCCCTTCCTGCCCTTTGAGCTGCAGAAGGACCTCCTGCGGCTGGAGCGCTACTACCGCGACAACGGCTTCCTCGAAGCCGAGGCCGACTGGTTCGTCCGGCTCGACACCACCGACAACGACGTCCGCATCCTGTTCACCGTCGACGAGGGGCCGCCGCTGCTGATCCGCTCGCTCGACTTCCTCACGGAGGCCGACAGTAGCGCCCTCGCCCCGACGCTCTCTCCTGTCGCCCGCGAGCGCTGGGCGAGCTTCCAGAGAAACGTGAGCGTGCGCGAGGGCCGCCGCCTCGACCAGTTCTCGCTGATCCAGCTCCAGAGCGAGACGCTGGAGTGGCTCCAGAACCAGGGCTATGCCTACCCCCGCGTCCGCGCCACCACCGACGTGGACACGACGCGCAACCGCGCCGACGTGCGCCTCTTCGCCGACGTGGGCCCTATCGGCCGCTTCGGGGCGATCGAGATCGAGGGCGCGACGAGCGTGCGCGACCGCGTGGTCGCCCGCGAGCTGCCCTTCCGCCGCGGCGACCGCTTCTCGTTCCGCGACCTCACCGAGGGACAGCGGCAGATCTTCGACCTGAACCTCTTCCAGATCGCGCTCGTGGACGCCCCTGAGCCGCCCTCCGGGCAGGCACGCGACTCGACCGTGCGCATCCGCGTGCGTGTCACCGAGGGCAAACCCCGCCTCCTGCGGGCCAACCTCGGCTACCTCACCCAGAGCGGAGGCCGCGCCCAGGCGCAGTGGACGCACCGCAACTTCCTCGGCGACGCGCGCACCTTCACGGCCACGGCCACCGCCGAGACGGGCTTTCTCGCGCTCGCGGGCGACGGCATCGTGGACCGCCGCTACAGCGCTGCCACGACGCTCCGCCAGCCCTACATCTTCGACCGGCGGCTCTCGCTCACCACCGGCCCCTCGGTCACCTTCCGCGACGACACGCGCGAGAACTCGCTCGGCGTGGGCGCCACAGCCGCGCTGCTCGCCGACCTCGGCTCGCTGCGGACGCTCACGCTGCGCACCAACGTCTCCACCCGCGAGATCTTCGGCCTGGGCGGCGGCGAGGCACGCCTCTCGGAACTGCTGAGCCCCAACGCCCTCGGGCGCGTCACGAAGAGCGAACTCGGCGTGGACGGCCTCTACGGCGCGCTCGACAACCTGCTCGACCCCGCCGAGGGCTACCTCGGCCGCGCCACCGTCGCAGCGGCGGGGCCGACGCTGCTCTCCAACGTGCAGTACTTCCGCGCGACGGCCTCCGTCCAAGGCTTCATGCTCCTGCCAGGCGAGCTCCGGCTGCGCGCCCGTGCCTCGGCCGGTCGCCTGCTGCCCCTCGGCCCGACGAGCTTCGACAACGACGCCGCGCGCCTCCGCGACGTGGTCGTGCTCGCCGGCGGCACCGGCGACGTGCGCGGCTACAACCTTGGCCTGCTCGGCCCCAAGCTGCCCGACTTCCAGCGCGCTGTGGCCGGCGACGGCACGACCTCCTATGCGCTCCTCGGCGGCAGCCAGGGCCGCTTCTTCGCGCTCGGCGGCTCCACCAAGCTCGCTGGGAGCGTCGAGGTCGCCATGCCGATGCCGCTCTTCCCCCCCGCCTTCCGCGCCATCACCTTCCTCGACGCCGGGCAGCTCTGGACGCCGGGCGGCACCGACACCTACAACTTCAGCGACGACGTCGTCACCGACCCCAACGCCCCCGCCTTCCTCGGCATCCTCGACGAGGTGCTCGCCGACGAGGAGCGGCTGCGCTACAGCACGGGATTCGGGTTCGGCTTCGCGAGCCAGATCGGCGAGATCAGCCTGGCCGTCGGCTACAAGCTCAACCCGACCGCGCTCGACGTGCTCGCCCCGGACGAGGTGTTCGACCCACTCGGCACGCTTGGGGCCGACGCAGACCTCGACTTGAACGGCGACGGCACCATCGACCGCGCGGACGCCACGGAGCAGCTTCGGACGCTGCTCGGGCAAGACATCGGCTTCTGGGACTTCCAGCGCTTCGCGTTCCACCTGTCCATCGGGAGGTCGTTCTGA
- a CDS encoding translocation/assembly module TamB domain-containing protein, with the protein MEPQPSQQPSQTAPAKRSWRRRLLIALGVLVGLVLVLLVVVALVLQTGWAKEQVRQTAMAQIENLLADDATVTVGSIEGNLLTNAQVADLVIERDGQALVRIDSASASYNLLGLAGRRLALGDVRMVGPFVRMEQRADSSFDLAALFVADTTETDTTETDTTSSGFTITLDDLRVERGRIEVAFYTEPDTSRDSLLTADPLGVHLTDFVFAPDRLAGTLDRFAMTLTAADRTTALDLVLGGRFDDEVAVVDTLRLTSPRSAVHGHADVQYGAFLRALASEDNLQEWLPRFTADLTAQPLAMADVRAFAPVDVLGNPTLALDAESDGRNLTAVLDADLDGAGTVDLNATFRSAESGRVVYRAQGQVRALDPGRLLGNPALAATLNADLDVDLTGDATTTIDGPFSLRVFDSEMGEQTLRSSTLDGRFTNGAMRFALDAAIPGVTVTAQGTARPFATTPTYLADGRFENVNLAAFADSIEATDLSGTFSVAGQGIEVGTMQASLGATLDAATITTAATTTEIERLALDAQLVRQTLRFNAQCRFGTEGRAGGQLDLTGLVQPFAEPLVVEISEGRATELDLAALTGDPAQSSSITGTFTLDARGTEPQAMLLDLEARLDDTRYGTTAVPSADLFATLADGLLAFDGEADFADAGRMALRGETEPFADTLRYDADVLLTNLDAGAFAPPDSAGAAPLATRLNGTMRLTGRGTDPATMLLRLGGDFGESQVNDQAITSGSLIVRLTGGRLDGGASVRMPGGLVQADLTGTPFAETPAFTLRNGRFENLDVGAFAGDSTLASDLTGTFAAEVAGTDPATARAGATLTLEPSSFNDAQLDGTVALTLADGVGQADATLALAGGTAMVDATYAFPDDDAVDDDALPTFEARGDIDGVDLRPFLAPVLAALPDSVRAANPRLGQRDALSLDFDVRGSGDSAETLQASGRVWSTGARALDIRVDSLFAAFDLGDQQLDLTTLLLRSEVLDLRAGGQVALDAFTATSSLLTLTAQVKDPAPLSRLVGQALLIEEGRIEGQVQSEPGEPLEFRLDATTDLFAFGTTRASDVNTDIAGLYSADDGLAARIRFETGFLSAGTFRARDVDADARYNGEEVSLDVTLEVDDDREVRIQGRTDLDRDAPEFTLDRFDMRLGQRRFGLAQPSRISYGDRIRVRGFLLAADTPDLGIEQIAADGVIDLDGRQNFILTVEGLLLDGLTDLAGLDALGGRLDASLIMGGTASAPTLDGTFAVGPITSRKRDVGTADATFAYADQRIEVDAALMHVSGAALQATGFAPFGFALDGTVATPPSDAPVDLALTTTEPFPIAWATPFFDPRTVNELGGTLTADAAVVGTRSDPQLDGTLAILDGRMGLPEFGRVYQNATIPITLDDDRLTFGSDALGPAFLRDSDGGTLTLEGSLLVPDLQVAALDLDLLIQANRYLAIDNQTYSGFRVSASGREGLRVTGPVDGPTVTGTVQIDQGVVYQTDELIGPTFSQISLSPTDIQRVEATFGVRAAAADTTVSAVYVDTAIDLRVIVPGRVSFRADGLANIDLEFEGDLIVRKERGQEEVQLFDSIEIPRGTVEFGGRRFDVERGVFVFNGPVPETRVDLEAAMVIRQTGETSAQSALTITLNYEGTLGENPAPSFSSSPVQLETSEIVCYIATGQPCAGIVSGAGESATGLLTSQLSAAIGNVASRSLGLDLVQIEAQPDVTVTIGKYLSNRLFATLGYLVSNNSGNTDAATLDLVLQYQLRQWLQLQAEYEQLQDGENNVGGGVQFEVAY; encoded by the coding sequence ATGGAGCCGCAGCCCTCCCAGCAGCCGTCCCAGACCGCGCCAGCGAAGCGTTCGTGGCGGCGTCGGCTCCTCATCGCGCTCGGCGTGCTCGTGGGCCTCGTGCTCGTGCTGCTCGTGGTGGTGGCGCTCGTGCTCCAGACGGGCTGGGCGAAGGAGCAGGTGCGGCAGACCGCCATGGCGCAGATCGAGAACCTCCTCGCCGACGACGCAACGGTGACCGTCGGAAGCATCGAGGGCAATCTCCTCACCAACGCACAAGTCGCCGATCTCGTGATCGAGCGCGACGGGCAGGCGCTCGTACGCATCGACTCGGCGTCGGCGAGCTACAACCTGCTCGGCCTGGCCGGGCGGCGGCTCGCCCTCGGCGACGTACGCATGGTCGGCCCGTTCGTGCGCATGGAGCAGCGGGCCGATTCGAGCTTCGACCTCGCCGCGCTCTTCGTCGCGGACACCACCGAGACGGACACCACCGAAACGGACACGACGAGCAGCGGCTTCACGATCACGCTGGACGACCTCCGCGTCGAGCGTGGGCGCATTGAGGTGGCGTTCTACACGGAGCCCGACACCAGCCGAGACTCGCTCCTCACCGCCGACCCGCTCGGGGTGCACCTCACCGACTTCGTCTTCGCGCCGGACCGGCTCGCGGGCACACTCGACCGCTTTGCCATGACGCTCACCGCCGCCGACCGCACGACCGCGCTCGACCTCGTGCTCGGCGGCCGCTTCGATGACGAGGTGGCCGTCGTGGACACGCTTCGCCTCACCTCGCCGCGCTCGGCCGTGCACGGCCACGCCGACGTGCAGTACGGTGCGTTCCTGCGTGCGCTTGCCTCGGAGGACAATCTCCAGGAGTGGCTGCCGCGCTTCACCGCCGACCTGACTGCGCAGCCGCTCGCCATGGCCGACGTGCGCGCCTTCGCGCCGGTAGACGTGCTCGGCAACCCGACGCTTGCGCTCGACGCCGAGAGCGACGGCCGCAACCTCACCGCCGTCCTCGACGCCGACCTCGACGGCGCGGGCACCGTAGACCTCAACGCGACCTTCCGCAGCGCCGAGTCAGGGCGCGTCGTGTATCGTGCCCAGGGGCAGGTGCGCGCCCTAGACCCAGGTCGCCTCCTGGGCAACCCAGCGCTCGCGGCCACGCTCAACGCCGACCTCGACGTGGACCTCACGGGCGACGCGACCACGACGATCGACGGGCCGTTTTCGCTGCGCGTCTTCGACTCCGAGATGGGCGAGCAGACGCTGCGCTCGTCCACGCTCGACGGACGCTTCACGAACGGCGCGATGCGCTTCGCCCTCGACGCCGCGATCCCCGGCGTGACCGTGACCGCCCAGGGCACCGCGCGGCCGTTCGCCACCACGCCGACTTACCTCGCCGACGGACGCTTCGAAAACGTCAACCTCGCCGCCTTCGCCGACAGCATCGAGGCGACCGACCTGAGCGGGACGTTCTCGGTGGCGGGCCAGGGGATCGAGGTCGGCACGATGCAGGCCAGCCTCGGCGCGACGCTCGACGCCGCCACCATCACCACGGCGGCGACCACGACCGAGATCGAGCGCCTCGCGCTCGACGCGCAACTCGTCCGGCAGACCCTCCGCTTCAATGCACAGTGCCGCTTCGGGACGGAGGGGCGCGCGGGCGGCCAGCTCGACCTCACCGGGCTCGTGCAGCCATTCGCCGAGCCCCTGGTCGTCGAGATCAGCGAGGGCCGCGCCACCGAACTCGACCTCGCGGCGCTCACCGGCGACCCGGCACAATCGAGCAGCATCACCGGCACCTTCACCCTCGACGCACGCGGCACCGAGCCGCAGGCGATGCTCCTCGACCTCGAAGCGCGGCTCGACGACACCCGCTACGGCACCACGGCGGTCCCGTCGGCTGACCTCTTCGCCACGCTTGCCGACGGCCTGCTCGCCTTCGACGGCGAGGCCGACTTCGCCGACGCCGGCCGCATGGCGCTGCGCGGTGAGACGGAGCCCTTCGCCGACACGCTGCGCTACGACGCCGACGTGCTGCTGACCAACCTCGACGCCGGAGCCTTCGCCCCGCCCGACTCTGCGGGGGCCGCGCCCCTCGCGACGCGGCTCAACGGCACGATGCGGCTGACCGGACGCGGCACCGACCCCGCAACGATGCTCCTGCGCCTGGGCGGCGACTTCGGCGAGTCGCAGGTCAACGACCAGGCGATCACGTCAGGCTCCCTGATCGTGCGCCTCACCGGCGGGCGGCTCGACGGCGGAGCGAGCGTGCGCATGCCCGGTGGGCTCGTCCAGGCCGACCTGACCGGCACGCCCTTCGCCGAGACGCCCGCTTTCACCCTGCGCAACGGACGCTTCGAGAACCTCGATGTGGGCGCGTTCGCGGGCGACTCGACGCTCGCGAGCGACCTCACGGGGACCTTTGCCGCCGAGGTCGCCGGGACCGATCCGGCAACGGCCCGCGCGGGCGCGACGCTGACGCTGGAACCGTCGTCCTTCAACGACGCGCAGCTCGACGGCACGGTCGCGCTGACGCTGGCCGACGGCGTGGGGCAGGCCGACGCCACCCTCGCGCTCGCCGGGGGCACGGCCATGGTGGACGCCACCTATGCCTTCCCCGATGACGACGCCGTCGATGACGACGCCCTCCCCACGTTCGAGGCGCGCGGCGACATCGACGGCGTGGACCTGCGGCCCTTCCTCGCCCCCGTCCTCGCGGCGCTGCCCGACTCGGTGCGCGCGGCCAACCCGCGTCTCGGCCAGCGCGATGCCCTCTCGCTCGACTTCGACGTGCGTGGCTCGGGCGACTCGGCGGAGACGTTGCAGGCCAGCGGGCGCGTCTGGAGCACGGGGGCACGGGCGCTCGACATCCGCGTGGACTCGCTCTTCGCCGCGTTCGACCTCGGCGACCAGCAACTCGACCTGACGACGCTGTTGCTGCGTTCGGAGGTGCTCGACCTGCGCGCGGGCGGCCAGGTCGCGCTTGATGCGTTCACGGCCACGAGTTCGCTGCTCACGCTCACGGCTCAGGTCAAGGACCCGGCCCCGCTGAGCCGCCTCGTTGGGCAGGCGCTGCTGATCGAGGAGGGCCGCATCGAAGGGCAGGTGCAGAGCGAGCCGGGCGAGCCGCTGGAGTTTCGCCTCGACGCGACGACCGACCTGTTCGCCTTCGGGACGACCCGCGCCAGCGACGTCAACACCGACATCGCGGGGCTGTACAGTGCGGACGACGGCCTCGCCGCGCGCATCCGTTTCGAGACGGGCTTCCTCTCGGCCGGCACCTTCCGCGCCCGCGACGTGGACGCCGACGCCCGCTACAACGGCGAGGAGGTGTCGCTCGACGTCACGCTCGAAGTGGACGACGACCGCGAGGTGCGCATCCAGGGCCGCACCGACCTCGACCGCGACGCGCCGGAGTTCACGCTCGACCGCTTCGACATGCGGCTCGGGCAGCGGCGCTTCGGCCTCGCGCAGCCATCGCGCATCTCCTACGGCGACCGCATCCGCGTGCGCGGCTTCCTCCTCGCCGCCGACACGCCAGACCTCGGCATCGAGCAGATTGCGGCGGACGGCGTGATCGACCTCGACGGGCGGCAGAACTTCATCCTCACCGTAGAGGGGCTGCTGCTCGACGGGCTGACCGACCTCGCGGGCCTCGACGCGCTCGGCGGGCGGCTCGATGCCTCGCTCATCATGGGCGGGACCGCGTCGGCCCCGACGCTCGACGGCACGTTTGCCGTCGGCCCGATCACCTCGCGGAAGCGCGACGTAGGCACCGCCGATGCCACGTTTGCGTATGCCGACCAACGCATCGAGGTCGACGCGGCGCTCATGCACGTCAGCGGCGCGGCGTTGCAGGCCACCGGCTTCGCGCCGTTCGGCTTCGCGCTCGACGGCACGGTCGCCACGCCGCCGTCGGACGCACCCGTAGACCTCGCGCTCACCACCACCGAGCCGTTCCCCATCGCCTGGGCAACGCCGTTCTTCGACCCGCGCACGGTCAACGAGCTCGGCGGCACGCTCACCGCCGACGCGGCCGTGGTCGGCACCCGGAGCGACCCGCAGCTCGACGGCACGCTCGCCATCCTCGACGGGCGCATGGGGCTGCCCGAGTTCGGGCGCGTCTACCAGAATGCCACCATCCCGATCACCCTCGACGACGACCGCCTCACCTTCGGTAGCGACGCGCTCGGCCCCGCGTTCCTGCGCGACAGCGACGGCGGCACGCTCACCCTCGAAGGCAGCCTCCTCGTCCCCGACCTCCAGGTGGCCGCGCTCGACCTCGACCTGCTCATCCAAGCCAACCGCTACCTCGCCATCGACAACCAGACCTACTCGGGCTTCCGCGTCTCGGCGTCGGGTCGCGAGGGGCTGCGCGTGACGGGTCCGGTGGACGGCCCGACCGTGACCGGCACCGTGCAGATCGACCAGGGCGTCGTCTACCAGACCGACGAGTTGATCGGCCCCACCTTCAGCCAGATCTCGCTCTCGCCGACCGACATCCAGCGCGTCGAGGCGACGTTCGGCGTCCGCGCTGCCGCCGCCGACACGACCGTCTCCGCCGTCTATGTCGACACCGCCATCGACCTGCGCGTGATCGTGCCGGGGCGCGTCAGCTTCCGCGCGGACGGCCTCGCCAACATCGACCTGGAGTTCGAGGGCGACCTCATCGTGCGCAAGGAGCGCGGCCAGGAAGAGGTGCAGCTCTTCGACAGCATCGAGATCCCACGCGGGACGGTCGAGTTCGGCGGGCGGCGCTTCGACGTGGAGCGCGGCGTGTTCGTCTTCAACGGCCCCGTCCCCGAGACGCGCGTCGACCTCGAAGCGGCGATGGTGATCCGGCAGACGGGCGAGACGAGCGCCCAGAGCGCGCTCACGATCACGCTCAACTACGAGGGCACGCTGGGTGAAAATCCGGCGCCGAGCTTCTCGTCCTCGCCGGTGCAGTTGGAGACGTCCGAGATCGTGTGCTACATCGCCACGGGGCAGCCGTGCGCGGGCATCGTCTCGGGCGCGGGCGAGTCGGCGACGGGGCTGCTGACCTCGCAACTCTCGGCAGCCATCGGCAACGTGGCGAGCCGCTCGCTCGGCCTCGACCTGGTCCAGATCGAGGCGCAGCCGGACGTGACGGTGACGATCGGGAAGTACCTCTC